One segment of Rissa tridactyla isolate bRisTri1 chromosome 17, bRisTri1.patW.cur.20221130, whole genome shotgun sequence DNA contains the following:
- the LOC128918550 gene encoding uncharacterized protein LOC128918550 isoform X1 — MQDGPLDLLSSLCQVKCLLELFEEVSGAILPGDPASAQSLASIGREKTSSITTQMPVLVFLTPAITPLLPVLKTLKVSASFLLPSFYERSSSSVYTLHLKPSFFCGFLHLIAAGLSTPHLQRVVLRSYRWKAELQNRRHCGLPQRNSAAKYGCPIPQQVVNYALMVLVLKGNVAAGLRLSRASARSVALGAGCGTGGSGSPRCWWQDGAAYDYSSIAVF, encoded by the exons ATGCAAGACG GACCTCTAGACCTTTTGAGTTCCCTGTGTCAGGTGAAGTGTTTGCTAGAGCTCTTTGAAGAGGTATCAGGCGCCATTCTGCCTGGAGATCCTGCCAGTGCCCAAAGCCTCGCATCCATCGGGAGAGAGAAAACGAGCAGCATAACTACCCAG ATGCCTGTGCTGGTTTTCCTCACGCCTGCAATTACTCCACTTCTCCCTGTTCTTAAG ACCTTGAAGGTCTCTGCATCTTTCCTGTTACCTTCTTTCTATGAAAGATCTTCATCCTCTGTGTATACCTTACATCTTAAGCCCAGTTTCTTCTGCGGTTTCCTTCATCTCATTGCCGCTGGGCTTTCTACACCTCATCTGCAACGCGTTGTCCTTCGGAGTTACAGATGGAAGGCTGAGTTGCAAAACCGCAGGCACTGTGGACTTCCACAAAGAAATTCTGCGGCCAAATATGGATGTCCAATTCCACAGCAG gtAGTGAACTACGCGCTGATGGTCTTGGTTTTGAAGGGGAATGTTGCGGCAGGACTTCGGCTATCACGTGCCAGCGCGCGCAGCGTAGCACTAGGAGCAGGCTGCGGTACTggag GTAGTGGGAGTCCTCGGTGTTGGTGGCAGGATGGCGCAGCTTACGATTATTCTTCAATAGctgtattttaa
- the LOC128918550 gene encoding uncharacterized protein LOC128918550 isoform X2 gives MQDGPLDLLSSLCQVKCLLELFEEVSGAILPGDPASAQSLASIGREKTSSITTQMPVLVFLTPAITPLLPVLKPSFFCGFLHLIAAGLSTPHLQRVVLRSYRWKAELQNRRHCGLPQRNSAAKYGCPIPQQVVNYALMVLVLKGNVAAGLRLSRASARSVALGAGCGTGGSGSPRCWWQDGAAYDYSSIAVF, from the exons ATGCAAGACG GACCTCTAGACCTTTTGAGTTCCCTGTGTCAGGTGAAGTGTTTGCTAGAGCTCTTTGAAGAGGTATCAGGCGCCATTCTGCCTGGAGATCCTGCCAGTGCCCAAAGCCTCGCATCCATCGGGAGAGAGAAAACGAGCAGCATAACTACCCAG ATGCCTGTGCTGGTTTTCCTCACGCCTGCAATTACTCCACTTCTCCCTGTTCTTAAG CCCAGTTTCTTCTGCGGTTTCCTTCATCTCATTGCCGCTGGGCTTTCTACACCTCATCTGCAACGCGTTGTCCTTCGGAGTTACAGATGGAAGGCTGAGTTGCAAAACCGCAGGCACTGTGGACTTCCACAAAGAAATTCTGCGGCCAAATATGGATGTCCAATTCCACAGCAG gtAGTGAACTACGCGCTGATGGTCTTGGTTTTGAAGGGGAATGTTGCGGCAGGACTTCGGCTATCACGTGCCAGCGCGCGCAGCGTAGCACTAGGAGCAGGCTGCGGTACTggag GTAGTGGGAGTCCTCGGTGTTGGTGGCAGGATGGCGCAGCTTACGATTATTCTTCAATAGctgtattttaa